The genomic region agcaaataaataatagaattcgattacaagtcaatgAAGTAAACTCAATAGTTaggcaaggagtgacagatcgcaattagcaatcttttcttcctttgactttgacttgtactttgactttcgaaacatggggtgttacaaatTGAGCCACTGTTTCAATCGGGCTCCCTTATTCTTCAAGTTTGGGTTGGTTAGGGGTGTCCTTGTCTTATTTTTGGGGTATCTTTGATATAAAAccggaaaaaaaataaaaaaaaaaaatacaccatgAATACACACTTAAGCCGTAGCCCGTGTTATGGCTGCTAAAGCATTGGGTCCGCCCCTAGGTTTAAGTACTCTATTTTTAAGTTTAAATTTATGGGGTAGAGCATGACTCTTTGGGGTGCTACAACTAATTCATATATTCAATCGTGGCTCTTCCGCACATCTTTAGCCACAAAATGTTCATTTAGATATTATCCTATAATATTGTAGGTTGGTGCCACTAATATTCCTTGAGTTATTAGTCTATGATTATCGAGGCTTCAAAGATATGGTGTGGTGACACCATCCTTGGTAGTTAGATGATTTTATACCTTTTTAAATATATTTGCCATGGTTTTGCAACATGTCATTTTTACCCACAAAAAAGgaatctaaacaaatatttacgtCTGGTTGTGCAATGTGTTATTTTAAAtggtttaatttcttaaaaaataTTATTGtgatttatttttattaaatacttTTTCTTAAGAAAAAAACTTTTACAACGAATTAGCTTGGTGATGGTAAACCGTTATATAACACAGTTCGCAATGAAATCACACCATCAATAATGTTGCGACCATCACGATCCGTTGCAAGTTGTTGATAGGTTCATGAACTTTCTCATAAAAGTTTCTTGATTTTCTTAGGGGTGATCTGAAACAATAAGTGTTGAATGAAAAAGATGTCTGAATGTGTAAGAGTCTTTGAACCAGTAAGTGCTCAACCAGTAAAGTGTTGTTTGGTTAGACCTATGAATGACTGtgtaaaatgacatttttaccCCTCTGAACTATTTTGTGCTAAATGAAATATATCTGGTTGTTTAGCGCTCTTTACTAAATGATGAATAATTTAAACATTGCCGGTTTTGCTTTTAAGCTTTAACATGAGGCTGTAAATTTTGCTTTTGTATAATCATAGCGGTTTTATTTTCAACTTTACAGCTACATTCTTCCATGAGTGTGGTTTCATATTGCTTCCTTCACGTCCGCAAAGTGTCATTTCTTAAAGACATGTTTCAAGAAATGTTTTCTCAACACCCTCTAGGTTCGAGTTAGCTCTACCCTTTTTTTGTGCCATTTCATTAAACAattcaaaacacacacaaaaaaagcTACTTAATACAAACCATACCATTGTTACGAAGAAAAAATAACCAAATTACATCACAACATCATATCATTAAACTATCACACTCTAATAAACAGATtctaaagcatttcatgtataGTACAACTTGTTCACAATCTACACTTATGTCGAAGAATATAATCATGCTATGATGTAGTTAAACCACACAGAATCATCAATGTTCCATCACCAAAACTCTAATTAACCCTAATTCCATACAAACACAATATCATAAACAATTCAAATCCAAATTTCACAAATACGCCATTAATAATAACAATTAACATCTCAAAACAATCACTCGACCAGTAAATTATAAACAAACAACAACATGCTCGTTTACAAAATTATAACGATTTTCTGAACATGAAGGTTGCTAGGGCCAAAAACTGAATGTATAACTTCAATAAAAGAATTCAATGAGACAACATAACAATTACACAAATACCTTAATCTAGGCCGCTGTGGAGGAAGGCGACGACTATGGAGGAAGCCGGCGCTGTGGAAGAGTCGGTCGCGGAGGAGAAGGGCGGCTGTGGAGGAGGGCGACGGATTGTGGAGGAGAGGAGAGCAAGACGGGGCTGTGGAGAAGAAATGAGGATATCGATGTGCTGAAGAGAGGGGAGCGACGATTGTTTTGTTAGGGCAAGGGCATACGTGTCAAATGTTTCATTCAGATTTTAAAAATAGTAGAAACACTAAGATCTGAATGGTTTCATTAAGAGGTGGTGTTTTGGTGAACCAAACGCATATATATATGTCCGATTCAGAGACTTACCTCTTAATAGAAccattaaaaggtaaacaaacacCCCTCACTAAAATTCGATATGTAGATATATTTGTTGACAAATAATGGCAAAAGTAATTATACGTAGATACATATATCAAAACAAAGTAATGATTATCggtatatattaattataattataaataataattaattatcattattattatcaaATACATTTAGTTTTATCATTTCATCTTTTTTTCTATTCTAGTAAACAATGTTTGTTAGAATTTATAACCAGCATGACGGTTAGCACATATATGAAATAGGGAAGAGAATCATGATAAAACTCAATATAATTGAGAAAACAAAAACACTATTTGAAAAACACATTGCGGACTGCAAAGAAAAGTCTTTGCGGTCCGCAAGGACTTTAACTATATAACACACGTGTAACATATGATATATTATATGTGTAATATTAGTCCGTTTTTTtctcaaaattttatttttttagatataCTTTATATATGCattataagaaaaataaaaattttgaaacaaaaataataaaaaaaaaacatactaatacacatgtgtaatataacatttattacacatgtgtaatacatcGTTTTTACCTTGTAAACCATAAGAACTCTTCATTGCGGTCTGCAacgtattttaaaaaaaaaagcattTTCTCATAAAATTGAGTTTTTTTCATGATTTCTCtcctataatatatatatataaactataatttaaactgctccgcttatttaacaaacaaacaaaaaaagagAGAGAACTATTCATATGTACAATACTTCAATGTATATCCAGATAAAGGAAGAAAACAACCCTTACAAAAATATCAATCCACTTTAGGTCCCTCCACACATTACGTTGTACTACCTCCACACCATTAAAAATGTCCTATTCATCACTTAGGTCCCTCCACTAAACATGCATAATATTTCTGTTGGTATGGTCGCAAAACCGCCCCCTTATTCATCACTTAGTTTAGTTTATTTTCAACATTAGCCAAATTTTCATCTTCTACCACCACCAGTCCATCCATCCAGCAGTAGACACCCCCATTCCCATCCACTGCCACCAACCccaacacacacaaaaaaaaaaatccatttcTTGCCAAAATGAACCAATAGGAAAAAAAATTGTAAGGTgagaaacataaacaaacataggGTATTCATTCCTTTGTTGCCCAAAACTCTAGGACATCATCAACAAAGAAAGACAGCAGCTGTAGAAGAATCAAAAATTAGAGTTACCATATTGTACTTATCTTCTTGTGTGCCTTGATCATATGCATTATTGCACTTGTCTTCACATATGTGCGAGTGTGTGGAGCACTTGTAACCATAGAAGATATAATCGTTTCTATTGCTCAAGTTTTTTTTCTGGAACGATGAATAATTCTCGTAATTTTGTTTGAATTAACAAGTGAATATTGGCAAAGGGTTTTGTAATGTCTTTTACGGTTGTGAAGTATCTTAATGATGCATATTATATTCACATGCTAGAGTAATATATATAGTCTACAATATGTTAGCTTAGTACTTGTTAATTATGATGCCTAACGATGAGTAATTAACTCAAAACATGCGTGAACATAAGAATGAATGTGTAAAGAAAAGTTACAAGTAGACCTTCATTCAGTTGATCAAGCTCCAAGAAATGTGAGGACAAAAGCCATGTAAGGAACAACCCCTCAGGGTTTGTAGAAATAGTATTTGAGAATCTTTCTCAACCTCATGTAGAAAGGGATAAACTTCTTTTTTTACCCCATCAGGAAGTTGGATAAAGTTGATCTGTTAACCTTTAAATGTGGGGATGACTTGCATTTTTAACAAGAATATGGAACCTTTGCTAATAAGGATTTTGATAATCCAAATTAATATTGCAAACATGTGACCGCATGAAGTGCACAATGGTCCTAAGGAGTATACCTAAATTTTTAGACTCTGATGCTAATTAGTTAAGCTCAAAATCTAGTTAGATATCTGACTGGCCATACTAAAGGCATAGTGAAAATGTGTTCTCCATGAATTATGTATCATTTAAAGACTTAGacaaacattataactagatgcCGTGTGCCAAATTAACTTGTCCGTTAAGAACAAATTAATCATGATAACTGATCTCTATTGTAAATTATCTTAATTAACTTGAGGAAATAACAAACTCTCATTGATATCGGCCACTAATGATACATCAATACAAATAAATAGAGAAATACATTTACACTTAACCACCTAAAGTATAAACAATTTTGCAATAAATAGTAAAGGAGTAAATATCATCTAACATCCCCCTGCAAGCTGAACGGTGGAGGACCAATGCGTAGCATATGTCGAAGAGAAACAAACTGCGAAGTTGGAAGACTTTTCGTAAAAATATCAGCCACCTGAAGCTTGGTTGGAATAATTTGGTAATCAATTTGCCAGCACTAACAAGTTCCCGCAAAAAAAAATGATAATTTAGATCGATATGTTTGGCCCGTTTGTGAGAAACAGGATTCTATGTGAGAAAAATCGCACTCTGATTATCGCAGAGAAGAGTCGGTCTATCCGAAGGAAGAGCATGTAGTTCCTGAAGCAGATGCGTGATCCAAACAATCTCAGCAGCAGTATTAGCCATAGCACGATATTCGGATTCACAACTGGATCTGGCAACAGTCAGTTGCTTTTTAGCACTCCAAGAAATCAAATTACCACCCAAAAAGATGGAGTAACCGTAAGTCGAACGACGAGTCTCTAAGCAACGATCCCAATCAGCATCAGAGTAGCTAAGCAACGATGTGGTGATGGGTCGACTATAGTGTAATCCAAAAGCAACAGTCCCTTAGAGATAACGAAGCATTCTTTTAACTTCTTTAAAATGATCCACAGTTAGAGCATGGAGAAATTGACTGACTTGATTCACAGCATACGAAATATCAAGCCTCGTGATAGTTAAGTATTGGAGAGCACCTACAATGGAACGATAAAGTGTTGAATCTTGGAACACAGTACCTGCAGACACAAAAGAAACGTTGGAGCTTAAAGGTGTTGGAGCTGGTTTAGCATCCAACATATTTGCCCGTGTTAGAATATCCATAGTGTATTTTGACTGATTTAAGAATAATCCATTTTGAGTGTAGGTAACCTCCAAACCCAGAAAATAGTTGAGTCTTCCAAGATCCTTGATGGCAAATTCCTTATCGAGAGTAGTAACAAAAgatttgatggttggtgaatgaTTACCCGTAAGAATTAGATCATCAACATAAACGAGAAGATACATAATACGAGAATCTCGTTTGTAgattataacaaccctcggtaaaaccgacatcttCATAATAATTCTGACACcttaatatatctttaaatatatcaatatgtctttatatgcaccccgtatgtgaaaaccgagccccaaaatagattatactatataaaataaataaaaacaataattattaagttgaggcgggccgcgtagggcctcacctcaagttcatgcgggccgcgcgagtgtgtaaccagacttcgccaaaactataagttaatgcgggccgcgtacaagtttggttaagtccatgcgggccgcgagcacCTGAAATCTGGCAACGTCCTGGGCCGCCACCTGGCCCAACACCCGTCGAAGCTATACGATGACtgggccaagctacgcgttgacccagccttgacgcgggccgcgtaagctcagcccaaatgtcacgcgggccgcgtggagacgcgattacagccctatataagaaggcaatgGGCCTTCAGTTTCCGtcgctcacaactttctttctttctaaatttatgaagtagtatacactatagccgggcattatacccccaaaaatagcgaggttctgctacgatgtaagtattataacccctggagacgtattagatacgctgcccgattgatctagggttccgtaacggctgtcgtggttctgcccgacgtagtcgttggaatgccgtctcggggagggtattactaatgttaaaatgggttattatactaacacacgtgcatttgtgtaaattatagatattcaccaggaaaccataaaggataacctaaaacagcaatgtgagtaatcctctttttgttaaatgcttttacaaaaccttaaatacttttCCCTGCGAacgacagttattgagtatttgtaagaatacaattatcgtgggtatgttggggttttgtatacaaaatttgttacaacctggttatggagtaacattaccacaagtcgggtgtcgacagtaccacgggtgataattgatataacttggaaacaaatgtaattgcggatgcgccctcaatactgttcactgtgactttctatttaaacttgattaaactgggattcactcaccagtatttcccactgacaaaatgtttttaaaacgcgtttcaggtaacgaaatgtgaaagccaaatagaagccagctggagagcactggaggcttggaaaagtggcaataaaagttacctaaataaaagaaagcgtttatttcaataaagtgggatttatccctgtaattcagtttgtaataaaaacttgggttttacccatgtgtttaatattataaaatatggtggtttactctgatttaatatttcctaactacggtcctgatgaaaattccgctgccaaataaattaataaagtgatac from Helianthus annuus cultivar XRQ/B chromosome 10, HanXRQr2.0-SUNRISE, whole genome shotgun sequence harbors:
- the LOC110882761 gene encoding uncharacterized mitochondrial protein AtMg00810-like produces the protein MSVLPRVVIIYKRDSRIMYLLVYVDDLILTGNHSPTIKSFVTTLDKEFAIKDLGRLNYFLGLEVTYTQNGLFLNQSKYTMDILTRANMLDAKPAPTPLSSNVSFVSAGTVAFGLHYSRPITTSLLSYSDADWDRCLETRRSTYGYSIFLGGNLISWSAKKQLTVARSSCESEYRAMANTAAEIVWITHLLQELHALPSDRPTLLCDNQSAIFLT